Part of the Mauremys mutica isolate MM-2020 ecotype Southern chromosome 1, ASM2049712v1, whole genome shotgun sequence genome is shown below.
agcctgagccccctcctgcacgctgaacccctcatccctggccccccTTAGattccacacccccagccagaatcctcatcccccctgcatcccaaccctctgccccctcccacactccaaacccctcaaccccacatcacctccatattggtgcacataaattCATTCCATAATGGACgtaaaaaaattagagggaacactggtttGGGGACCAGAAGGGAGATAAGAGGAAAGGGCTCCGACATTAGGAGAAGCCAGTTCTGGGAGCTCAGGATAGGGACAGAGGAGATAACagcttgggtggggggggggtaagaggAGGAGAGCAGGATTTCAGACAAGACTCGAGAGTACAGATGCATCACTCCATACTGCACAGGGATTTATGATATCATTATATGCCCCTATTCCCCCATGCAGGCACAGCAAGAGAAAGCCCCAAGTAGAAATGCCATGATGGAACTTGCCATTCCCAGGGTGCTGTGGGGTCTGCGATTCAATGCACACACCCCATGCAGAGTGAGAGGCACTTACAGAGCAACAGAGGCAgcggcagggcagagggaggtgaaTGTGGGTTCCGCTTACACCTGAGAGAAGCAAAGAGGAGAGTTGACAGCAAATTGGATGGGAgggagtgagagtgtgtgtgtgtgtaacccagAGTCCAGCTTTAATGCTGTGCCAAGTACCTGGCTCTCATGATCCCTGGCCTCACTCACCTCCACGACAGGCCTGAATGAAGAACATTTTAGGCTTGTTCTGGAGACTTGGGCAGTTTGCATTATCAAAGAGTGTGAAAATCTCCTGTAACTGTGAGAAGAAAGAAGAGAACTAAGCACATCCCCATGGTATTTCCCCCTTCCTTCCATATATGCCTCCCCATTACTTCCCAATTCCCCATAATTTCCTATGCTTCTTACATGCGATTCTTCTCATTATTACATTGAGTTCCCCACCAATTCCCAACCACTTCACATGTGCTTCCAGGCTCCCATTACCTGTTTGCCCTGCCaatatccctcccccaccccccagtactGCTTCCTAAAGCTATGGAAGAGATTAGTATGTAGGAAGGTACCTGCAGTAACTTGCCATCAACTCCATAAATCCCACCCTCGATGCCATGCGAGAGTAGAGCCACAATGCAGGAATCCACATCTCGGTGAGCTGGCAGCTGAGAGAACATCTGCAATGCCTTCTGCATCTCCTGGAGGGAGAGAAACACATTCAGTGGTCCCTTCAGAAAGAGAAACGAGTGGAAAGAGCCAAgtgatactcctgggggaattctgtgccactgcgcatgcagaatttgcacagaaATTAATGCTTTTTGCGCAGAATTTTCTTTTCCTCCATAGAAAtgagctgctggctgccactaggggctgctggacctggCAGAGCACAGCTTGAAAGTAAAAGACACtgttgggggaagagggagggagcacACCCTGAAGGAAGGAAACTCCACGCAAGCCTGGGATCCAGCATCAGGCTTTTTCTCCCTCTCgatccctgggctctgagggggagggtgtgcaagtgtctgggctggggggggagggcccGCAGCTAGGGTCTGGGGATTAGGGGGTGCGTACAAGTGTCTGAACTGGGGGACACAccacacagctgggctctgggggcggAGGGAGTGTGGGTGTCTAGCTCTCCCCTattgggctctggggaggagggagcagagaaacaggaactgggttgttgtaggggtttctttaacactctactcctggaggaatttgTGTGTGTACTGTTACAGACATAACTgctgataggtattttgaaataaattaccaaaataattgaaactggcatgattatatagtgttgttttcacaaataaaatatgcagacttTTAGAattattgtgcacagaatttatttttttggcacagaattcccccaggagtagtgaACCACAAGCCTAATTTAAGGGGGAGGATAGGGATAAAGGAATATTCTAATGCtttcaaacagcagcaaaatGCCCTTATTTCTTCAGTATCTTTCATTCCTAAGGCTCCAAAAACGCTTTGTAGGCGCTACATAGGAATCACTCAACCACTTCTGAAATTCAGCTGCCTTAAGTGTGAGACACAGCCATTTAAGAGATAAGAAATTCCGTAGACAATTACCACTGCACAGGGAGCTTAGGTTGACAGAATATAATTTGCCAGAGCCTGGTCAGGATACTGGGGCAGCTTTTGGGATAAGTGCCCATGGTAACTCAGGTACTTAGATACTAACAGTGATGAACATGGTAAGAACTGCCAAGTATCAGTGGGGTTGCCGTGCCAGTCTGTATCCACCAAAACGAGGAGTCCAGtttcaccttaaagactaaagcttttgtgggtaaaaaccccacttcttcagatgcattgaGTGAAAATTACAGCTACAGactatctgtaattttcactccatgcatctgaagaagtggggtttttacctgtgaaagcctatgcccaaataaatctgttagtctttaaggtgccactggactcctcgttgtttttatggtAGAACTATTTACAATGGATGAATCCTTAATAACCATGAGTAGACAGGTTCTTGGATTTGATCTGTTATCCAGAAAATGGCTTCTGGAACAGCACAGCACCCCTTAGTGGGCATCATTAGGTTCAGCACCAACTCAGAGGGAAGAACACTCCTACTGAACTAGCAAATGAAGAACAAGTTTGCTGAGGAGACGGAAGTCTACTGGCAAGACCATAGGCCTGGATGGCAAAAGACCTGGGTTTTAAGAGAGCCTTTAACCTTAATTTCCACAAGactttgtgcaagtcacttcagTTTCACCATCTACAAAATGGGTTAATACCTCACACTCTCACTGTGAGGCTTAATCAGTGAATATTTCAGGTTCTACGAGATCCTCAGAATGGAATAGAGAAACGCTGATTATTTAATcagaacaaaaaaacaaccccatcCTTTGTTAACATTAAGTTAAGCTTGTTGGagtaacattttttttcccccttaccaCCACTACAGCTGTAGTTAAACCCACAGCTTTACTACTGAAGAGTATGACAGTGATAAGGTAACATCCCTAAAGATCTGAATCCTTCAGAGACCTTATATTCTCTAACACAAATATTTTATATGGAAACCTTCCATACAGGGGCTCTCAAACACTATCATATTGTCAACCATATCCTAATGGAGAGAGTGTCTTGTTGACACAGCCCCTTATCATTACCCAGCCCCATCCTTCCCTTCCATTGACTGTCAGCTTGTCCCCAAGACACCAATGCAATAGTTACAAGTCCCCAACCCCTCTCTAGGCAGCACAGGAACCTCCTCACCTGTGCAGTTTGATTATGCAGGACAGTCACCCTGTAGCCAAGGTGCTTGAACAGCATCTCCAGAGCAGTGTAATCCACATCTCCACCCGAACGGAACTCCAAGTCCTTCTCACTGCTGAAATGCACGTTGCTGAGCACGAGTGCCATGCCTCGGGGCTGTGATATCAACTTATAAGCCTGTTAACAACAGAGAAAGGCAGAAATAGGTAAACCCAGCAATGTGGGAAAAGAAAAAGTTACAGGGTACTACACACCCATTCCATTATTGTGATGAGATGTGCAAGACCTTTGGGGAACAAGAGATGCAAAGGTACAACTAGAGGAACCATCTTGGGCTAGAAATGCTCTATTTGGCTTCCTACGTGGGGTGAAGGCTCCATCATTTGTAACAGGTACTGAGACATACAGACCACCATGGAAGATTAGGTGTTTCTCCCATAGGATTTGTATAGAATACTCATCCAGTTCCTGTGAGCCTGGGGAGCAACTCCTCCCTTTCCAGCTGAGACAAAATGAAAGCAGCAGAGTTTGTCAGCCCCAACACAGATGAAACACATGTGCATGGATTGATAGGCACACGTAGTTGTGTATATTGGCATAAAGAGTGAGAAGACTGGAGCAGCCATCTCAAGAAGTTCCAGGAGCATGTGTAGCACAGGATTATGACACTGATCCAGGGTTTTCTCTGACTCTTGCTGGTGGGAGCCACATGAGGTGGACTATGGCAGGTAACACCTTCGAGTTACATGTGCGTCAATATGTCTCTACAgcccaaaaatgcatttttcttcaCCCAGTCTGCTTGTGGAGTGCTCTTTCTTCAGCTCATCCAACTATCCCACCCCTGTAGGGGTGAGTACTCCCTCAGTTCCTGCCCCACCAAGTACTCACCAAGTGCTGGTGAGCATGATAGAATTCTTGGGTGCATGGCTTCACCAGAATGTAAGGAGGACCATCTCCATTATCCAAGGAATGCTCCATTAGCTCTATTTGAGAGATACAGAAATCAGCAAAAGTTCTGGTTGCAAAACATATTTAACATGAAATAGCTACTTAGACATAGTATACAGTGCTTCACATATTGAAAGCGCTGCACAAATGTTTTCTACTGTAAGATGTTTCCACTCATCTTTCATCCAGTAGGCCAGTCCCTTGTGGGTATCTGGAGTCAGCAATGTGACATGAATGAGAAGTTATTACTGCTTTTACTGCTGTTTGTCCTGCACAAACAATACTTCTCAGAGAAAGGAACtggagcccattgcttcttgtgcaTTAACAGAATTGTTTACCAAGTTGCAATCAGTTACATCCATGCAAACCCATTAAAGGTAACTGCGTTGTGGACAAGTGACACAGTTTAATTTATCAAGCTGGGCTTTCTCCTCCTCATCCATCACCTCCAATTATGCCTTCAGTGACACTCATGCAATCCCATTGTTTTTAAATGGCTTTTGTATCAGAGGAATTGATTGGAAGTGCACAACAGGGAAGGGAACCTAGATCACGCCTTCTGAGCTATGCTATTtctgcagcaggagaaaaaaaagcaGTAGAATCTTTGTAGTTATTAAAATGAGTATATACAACTGAATAATACACATAGGAAACAGTCTTTCAAGAGATCATTTTTAGTCACTTTTCAGTCAcctgcagtgggactgggatcccATAATATGGCAGAACCAGCTGTCATAATAGAGGGAACaggtaa
Proteins encoded:
- the CASP2 gene encoding caspase-2 isoform X3 — protein: MGYGGVGLLAASWMEEGVSRMLGSCGMRRCHQEVLKKNRVSLAKQLVLKELLEHLIEKDIITIEMMETIQAKAGCFSQNVELLNLLPKRGPTAFSAFCEALRETKQQHLEEMLLNAIPSLSNGIARLSQDYESSVPFPVRESCLSPKRPRQVGELMEHSLDNGDGPPYILVKPCTQEFYHAHQHLAYKLISQPRGMALVLSNVHFSSEKDLEFRSGGDVDYTALEMLFKHLGYRVTVLHNQTAQEMQKALQMFSQLPAHRDVDSCIVALLSHGIEGGIYGVDGKLLQLQEIFTLFDNANCPSLQNKPKMFFIQACRGGVSGTHIHLPLPCRCLCCSVSASHSAWGVCIESQTPQHPGNGKFHHGISTWGFLLLCLHGGIGAYNDIINPCAVWSDASVLSSLV